gtgTAAAGAAAACACATCAAGTTGAAGACAAGCATTATTAAAAGACACatgtagctttcagccacagccttcatgagTAAATGCACACGCACATGAATGCGCGCGCCCACACAGCAAAGCACATCTCAAAcaggcccgagatgctggagttggctgttgtgtgtgcatgaggcatgcttgcttgtgtgcgtgtatgtgtgtcttTGTGCGCGTACGTGCGTGTGCTCGCTCACGCTTGCTTTTCCTATGGATTAATTTCATTCTTCTTTTATATGAAACAAAGAGAGTTCATTAGAGTCCTATCTATTCCCCTCCACTCCTCCTGACTAGATGCATGTAAGAACATCATATTTATGTCTTTAAGTTAATGTGAATAATAATACTGACAGTAAGTTAAAATGACATAACTATCCATTGAGCATTACCTTAAATATCACTGACTGTATCACCAGTTTGTTGCAAGTTCCAAGAACCTAATGCCACTGTGAAGCATATGTTCGGTGATGTGTTGATGACACACTATCGTATGCATCTTTGGCATCCTCTCTCTTCAAACCTGCAGTCTAAATTGTTTTTTACAAAGTCCGACTATTCTTGCTGTGCACTGTGACATATTTCATCATGCTGTGCTACATTTTGACACGGTCAATCACCACCCAACTTATCGCTCTCCTACAGCAGTCTCTGTGCAAACTGATGGTAAGCCACATAGAATCAGCTACAGTTGGAGTCTGTTCAAACCTtatattaactgaaaactaaaccgAAACATTTTCATTACTGCTGCAGCCTCCCCTATTTTCCCATCTCAGAATAATTAGTATTCTGAGGAACAAAGCAATCGAGCATTCCATCTCTATTCTGACTACATTTTTAGGGGAAATATCACAGACTATGAAGTAAGGAATTTAATGAAGTATTATTAAGTATATACAAAGCAGAGATGATTGGGGACCTGCGTTGCCATAGTTTGTTTTGCGAATGCCCTTATTCAGTCAAAAGTTTGTTAAAGAAAAAGAACCTGAGAGCATGATGCACAGAAATAAATGGCTAAAAATGTAGCTATTTACGGATAAATATGGTTTTGATGTAATTGAAGAATGAAGTAAAAAAAGAACAAGGTCTCAATGAGTCCTTCACAGTCCGAAATTATCCTCCCAGCCTTGTCCAGAAACAAATCTCACCAGTCACCTACTTACCACGGGTACCCCGTTTTCAGCCACAAACGAGCTCTCCTCTTGTGTCTCAGTACCACAAAGGACTGAAGCAACCGAAACCCATTCTCTGCCAGGGTACTATCACAATGCCATGAAATGAGAAATATTCTTCTCACACCTCCAACAGCTGTATTCCACTGTCAACCCAACCTATGTAAAATCCTTGTCAGTTACTACTTGATTCACGCAACCAACCCCTTGCCACATGGCTCACAGCCCTTTCCATACTACAGGCTCcacctgccagagactgtggtcatgtatgtAGGAGTTGCATTTGCGTAAATGTGTGCATgcatgtatgttgtctattttcgacaaaggccttattgaccaaaagctaactttctgacaattttgttgttgtgcctttctgtgactcagcgtctccacttcgtggtgagtagcaaccatccttttcacaTTACTGTTATTCTATCCTGGAGTTCCCATCGTTGGAAAGCGAACACTGGTTTACGTTTAACAATACCTTGACAAGGAAAAGCCTACAAACTGGGCACCAAAAGGAGTAGAAACTGATGAATGACATTTCATTCAGTAGCATTTTTTAACAGCTGTATTGGAGAATAAAATACATTTGTTTGTGACATTATTTGATACTTAGAAACAGAGACACAACAGATATATATTCTTTTATGTGTTTGTACATATATACTTTCTCAGGCAAATATGTCAATGTTTTAAAGCAATTGGATGACTCTGATCCTATTGTTTCATTCCCAGCAGTTTGTATAGTAAAATATTTTTGCGAATAATTCTTATAAATTTAGCTTTGGcaattaataaactttatcatTGTTAGTTATTTAATTATATCATCATATTCTGTATACTGTATGACATATGGTATCTcataacttcacattcaccatttggTACTGGGCTAAGCAAAATTTGTTCATGTTTGGTCTAATGTGAACACACCAACATGTGACCGTGATGTAGCCTTCAGTAAAGTTTTGTTCCATTGATGTTCAGTGTGAATAAATCCAGTGTCTGGCAATTAGTAATTTTCAAATTAAAGGTCTTCTCCAGGGTTTTCAAGTCTTTTTTCAGGttacttttttattaaattttatactAAAACTTATTTTTTTCAAAAGTGTACATTgcatatatatgaattacaatggaaaatccaggatggaataatgatagtTGCTAcccatcatatagcagagatgctgagttgcagatcagccatctagaggaatcctttctaaccaCGTAGAATCCCAAACCCTTCACCTGATTCAGATTCTGTGGTGACATCTCTGTGATTGGATCGAGGGTGAGAACACACTTTCCACATTCCCCCAAAATCTGAACATATTTTCCCCCCAATTGCATCACCTGATTCTCCttaacccaacaaaccacctttcTTGATGTTGACCCCCACCTCATAAATGGCGATATCAGTacttccgtccacatcaaacctaccatcCACCAGCAATAGCTGAACTTCAACAGCTACCACATGTTACATACCAAAAAGTTCCTTCTGTACAgccacggccgcctgtattagaggccggagtcGTCAAGTTGACAACgtcgtagcctgtgacgtcagtaggcCGGCTAGCGTGACCAGCTAGGCCCAGACTGAAGTTTAGATTTCGCCGATTGCAGACGACATGTCAGATATAAATACGcaaccactttcttttttttgtagatttggtccctATAAATAACACAGTAACCTAGAAAAGCTAATTTCTCGCAGTATTACACCGACTTTATGTCAgaattacgcattttattctcgtttccttgcaacgATGAACTTTTAAATAACTCACATGTGCTTCATAGCAGTATATTATGACGTTTCTTACCCGAGATTTGGAGATacaagttcagcaaacaattttgtgaggtgcctagtaacattatttgcagacttgcaattatttcagtctTATTTGAAATGTATTGTCATGTTCCTTCCTATATAAATGACAAACTAATATAAAAGTTTCTGACAGCTGCAACACATCTTTCACACCTTTATATATGAGggtggcataataataataatttttaatgaacGGTTTTTGTGTATTGTTAATTGGTATGTTAGATTTCTTTTAAAATCATGGGTGATACACAATCTATTTAAATACTTTCACACATCTTTCTGAGTCAGAATGAACTGGGAACCTTGCTGTAGGACTTGCATAAGAAGcatgactgaaatttatcagtgcattaaagtttatttcatagtGGCCACCTCCTCCTTGCCAGTACTAATCCGAGCATTTAAGGACTGAGGTTATGGGTAAgaaagaaatttcataattttgtgtcaaaagttatgtaatgtttttaattttctattaacTCCCTCCTCCTTGGAACATATTAAATGATCATTTTGGAGTTTGgtataattatttaacaatatgttacaAATAATGGAAACCAGCTTTTTGTAGATATCAGTAAGTGGCCTTCCACAGAGACATGAATCTGTTACAAATATTTGCAGAGAAACATGTGATTTAACTCTTTGGCCAACCAGATTGAGTAGTAACTGCTTTTGATTTTGACAAGTGAGGAATTTTGTTTCATACTCTTCAGATATTAAAAGCTGCACAACTGTATATACAAAAGTGCCAAGTTCCACAACAATATCTGATGGCACAGTCAATCCACTTCGGACAAGGTTATCGAAATATTTATCTGTGGTATGTGTGCCTAAAACAAAATCAGTGCATGTTGTACAACTGAGcaattgtgttgttttgtgtgctgCATAACCACAAACATACAGAAGCACAGATTGGTGTACATCAACAGTTTCATTGCCTATGTAGTTCAAAACACTAACAAACGGATTCACGtcaacatctgtagacattacaTCTGAGATGCTTATGTCATTCATTATTTCTGGAGAAAATTTTACTGGGCCATATTTTGCAGACTTTATTCCCAAGACACTCATTATACGCAACTTCTTttcagattcaaatacctgggttaCAGGAACGTTATAGTTTCCACCCGATAATTGACGATACCTACTAAACCTTGATTCCAAATTATCAGTTTGTAGTTTTCCCGTGCACACCTACACCACTGAAAGAATATTCAACAACTTCTGAAATAACAGAAGTACTCTGATACAGTGCCTGATGTGTGTCTGTGGTCAGACAACTGGTAGTGTCCAAAGCCCTCCATCTCTCTAACCAAGCcaaaaatttgtcaagaaattcaAGCCTGTCATCAGAAGCACTAGTGAAAGGCAGACACAATTCATTTTGTTTGTGAATTCCCTTTGTACAGTTCTTAACATTAAtaatattccaccaatggagaatgATTTCAACAAAGTGTACAGTTCCTGAAATTTCACAATATTCAGCTTTTAAGCCTGCAAGTGTTGTCTCATTAAAAATATTGCAGACAAGACTGACATTTTGTCTTTCTAAGCTACTGGGATACACTGACTTGTGAGTCAACCGAGGAGCTAATTTCAAAAGCTGGTCGAGTTCCTTTTTGTATAGGTTCTCAATATCTGAAAATTTTGCCATTAGCAGATCATTGGATGTTGAGTCAAAATGGGGAAATTTAAATGTTCTGTCACTGTCCCTCTGGTTCAACCAGTTGTTCCTAATACTTTTTAACAAATGAACTGTGTCAAACATTACAAATACAGGGGAACCACATGACAGAAAGGAATATGGGCTGCTGGAATTTTTTACCAACAGTGAAAACATATTCCTATCAATTCTGTTGTTATCAGGTATAATAACAACAGTCAGACAACATGAGGAAAGAAACTGCAACACATTAAGTGTTAATTTATGGAGATCTGAGCCTGACAACTGTTTGACAGGAACCAAATGAACAACTTCTTTGAAACTGCCATATAAAGATGATGTGAGAAAGGCAAGCACAGTTCTTGCCTCAGATGGGGCATTATTTTCTGCATATCCATGGAGTTTCCCCCCTTTAAACTGAATACATGGCTAACATAAATTTCATCCCCTTGCAGAATTACAAATTTTTCTCTCTCATCTAATTTATCCACAACAATTTCAAGAAAATGGGCATTTTGTGATTTATTGGTTGGACAaatcttcagtgaagatgaaagcTGCTGAATGTGTTTCACATGTGGTAAGGTAAGCAATCCACTTGACCGGAGTGCTGCATAGCATGCTGGAGATTGGTTGTAGATGATAAATGCATGCATCATCATATCAACCGAATATGTCCGCTTATTCATTGCCAACAAATCTATCTGTTCCAACAGAAACAAGAGTGTGGCACAGCAATTTGGATTAGCTTCTGAATGCAGAGTAAGTTTCTTTACAATATTCTTTAATTCATTTAAAAGAGAACTAAAGGTGGGTGTGTAGCTATCACAGTTGATaactctactcaaaatattttcaatttggTTACTCTTAGTGAGGAAGGTAAAATCCAGCTGAGCTGCTCATGTGACAGAATgaaaccattcacacacacacttgaaatgaGTTTGTCATTAATTTCCATACTCGCTTTGACCTGAGGAATGTCTTCAGAAAAATCTATAGTATAAAAGAATATCTTATTCTCTTTAACACTAACACTCCACTTTCCTACACTGTTTATTCTATCCTGGTACTCAGCACACAAACATTGAAAATTTGCAATAATGTCCTCATTTAGCATGGCTTCATTCTTCTCCTCCTCTTCATGGCGTGCACGCTTCCTTCTTATTTCTGGGTCACACCTTCTTGGAGGCTGCACCTTATTTAAATACGATGGTAACCCAGggaatatttttggcacagcttctggtAAAAGCAATGGCCTTTGACGAGGAAACTCGTGACAGTTCCCATCAGAGTCCTTGTAAATCTCCACTCTTGATACATCacattcttcaaaatgtttaatgcaaacgACACTTCTATTTGATGGAGTCCAGTCCTTTCTGGGGATATTTCTTGACCAccgttttctgttttcctcttcagtagggaatctgaacactgagatgtaaccctcttccttgctggatttgtagttgctgttgcaaccaggaacacaacatttttctggcatctgcaaatagaatgatgcattaattgctaacatcttaaatcaaaatactattatgtaaaaatagcaaatgagaatttgAGTGGAATGTTTTTTTTCTACTGCTTGGATATCACGAAACAGAAGTCTACAAACagaatcaaatgtgtagaaatattcacaatattaacacaaaatcacttaggagaagattctgatactaaacttatgaattcaaaactttattttcaaattgtatctagaatatagtagaacttttcttgcaattgtgtagacgaaagtcgttcacgtagcacacttgcacatatacatgtaaaaacactacaaacttcacagaattgtatacttacattgtgTTATATCTTCAACTGTAGTCACGACTACTTGCTATAAGTCCAGTATAGTGTAATTACACTGTAATTTCGGATAAAACAGACACCTTTAAAGTATGTAAACAACTGCTTCCGTTCGCTACCTTTTAGTCACAGCCATGCGGTAGGCcttaacgtaacgttgccacatttcaggcGGCCGTGGTACAGCCTATCCACCCATGACCATCACATGTGTACCaatgagcagtccctcttgaaatgtaaccagggtctcactgaggccttcacatgTTGTAATTACTCTCCCAAccttgtttggaaaaaaaaaaaacacagatctTCTGTGCCTCATCTCTCCAGTCACACACCGCCTCCCGATGTTACACTGTCCGGCcgtagaggagcattccccttgtgactcagtccAACCAGGACTGGAGcatctgaatcacattctctgccatgggttttgactacctctcatcgtgccctgaaatgaggagtatcctacccactatcctccccacccctcccactgcGCTATTCCACCACCTGACTGCACCAGCTGCCCTTCCCTCTCCTCACCATGtctctgtatgctcccacaagtagCATTTTATCacccccgccccagcctcctcctcacccccactgACCAGTTGGTTTTTCTCCCATCATAAGCTGCTGCCAAAGACTGtcgtcgcgtgtgtgtgtgtgtgtgtgtgtgtgtgtgtgtgtgtgtgtgtgtgtgtgtgtgtgtgtgtgtgtgtgtgtgtaattctgatGAATGCCTGTTtgactgaaagctttgtttgacagtgtttttgttgtgcctatctgcaaattagcatctctgctatacagtgagtaacaactattcttttcataatattgtcagataTGATTTACAAAGTTTATAAAATACCAGCTGTTGCCCATGTCTGTGTTTACATAttggtagttttgttatgatgagtgatggtaaaTAAGATACAGTACGCAAAATAACATCAGCTGCTCTCAAGTGCCTGCCTGTTAAAGTAAACATAGCTTGTACTGTgcatcccccctctcccctccccaaatGACCCAACTCACAATGAAGCAGCTGTGCAGCATCACTGCATTGTGCAactgaagtagctatacattacctgtgttaactaTGTGACAAATTTAATAATGTTTTATGTTCACTGGAGTGTACAAAAAAAAGTTCCACTACCTGCTTCATCTTCATAGGTTTTTTTTTCTGAAGTAGCCAATGTTCTTGCTCAGTGTGCAAGCTATCTCCACACCAAATTTGACTGCAATTGGTTCCGTGGCTTTAGTCTTGGGAACATAAGAGTGtttctttcacatttataatattaatatCAATTATTACTTATTGCTTAAAGGAAACAAAGTCTAGAAATTTGTCTTAATTTCTTTATATTGCCTTGATTTCAGTTCGTtttcattcaaaatgttcaaatgcgtgtgaaatcttatgggacttaactgctaaggtcatcagtccctaagcttacacactatttaacctaaattatccccaggacaaacacacacacacacacacacacacacacacacacacacacacacacacacacacatatgccagagggaggacgcgaacctccgccaggaccagctgcacagtccatgactgcagcaccttagatcgATGTtttcattcgtttattatttttgcTCCTTTTCTCTTTCACCTTCCTTCTCATTTTTCAGGTCTtttaatatacagaacatacatagTGAAAACAGCATATAAGACTTTTGCAGATGTTGCGAATGTATCATATTTGGGTCATATTTGTATCTTTGAgcaataatgttttttttatttgattttcaactaTAATTTTGCAATTTACAAAAAAGCCTCACTCAACAGAAACATTTCCATGTGGcattattaaaataaattgcaaaaaatcTCAGAAATTTAGGCATGACTTTGAAGATAATTTGATTGTATCAATCCAGAATTCATTTAAGATGATTTTCACTTCTCATGTAAAATTTGACCTcgtcttgaattttttcttcctgcAAATCTTCAGAAATTCAAGTCTGACACAGTCTGCCTTCCGTTCAGTACCAAAATTTCAGGACATACTGTTAATCTTCTTTGTGTGAATTTGCAGTTTAATGTGAATTCTAGGTTCAAGCTTGAACTCACATGCTTTAAGTTGTATTTGATGAGTGACTTTCCTCATAACTTCTGTAGGATGTCAATAATGGATGTTCACAAGCTTTCCTTTAGCAATAGTACTTCTTCTTCAGATACActactgtttttcctttttttttttttaatgcacttcCTGTAGCAACATCCAGATTGAACTGCCTTGCAGTAATCTGATTCTTTACATCCTTTCAGTCAATTTTCATTAACGATGAGGTTATGCTTTTTAAGACTTCTAGTTTCACAACTCGCTACATCAAAATGTTCATAAAATTACGTAGCTCTTCATATAGAAATGGAGCCATTGACACATTGCTCTGAAAATCAAGTAAAAATGGTTTCACCAAATGTGCTGTTAAATTGAAGAATGTTGGTTTTGGAATTAGCAATTTGTCATTGGCAGTTTCtgaaataattctgaaacttgaTAACTGAGGAATGATTTTCGATGTCTTTGTCTCAGTAATGTAAGTTTTTCCCATCATTTTTCCACAAAACAACACAGGAAAGGATGAAGATCCGGTTATCTGTCTACAGTGACTACCGTGCAGGCAAATCATGAAATAAATACTGAAGCACTCTCAAATATGCCACAATTAGACATTTAGTTTCAGATATAACTGTTTTGAAAGCATCTCGCAATATGTGCAAAATGTGTGTACCAATTTGTATCGGCTGTCGACCATCGAGCGATTCTTTTAGGTCCTTGTAAgttattcaaaaattttaaattcataTTTGGCCCATCAACTGATAACTGAGAAATAGGTTTTCCAAACTCAATGATCTTTTTACACCTTTGAGCATGTCACTTGCCATTGATTGAACATTCCAGAAACATGGAATCAAGTCAtgcgtgtgacacacacacacacacacacacacacacacacagggtcttTCGAGAAAAAGAATTCATGTTTTCATCATATCTGAGTACATCTGTGGTATCATCcagagaacgtggtgccacaccAAAGCTGGCAACGCAAATCAGTACCACAGACACTAGTGAGTGCTAGCTGCCATCCACAACAGTGAATAAGAGTTGCTCCTGAAGATCATGCCTCCCCTATCAACACAACAGTGTCTTCGCACAAGAGGTCAATATAGACCCCAGCACAGAAGCACTCAGCCCAGTTTGAGATCTCAGCTACAGTACACAGCATCATTGTGTAGGAGAGTGATAGCTAAAGTTTCTGATGAAAAGTAATTTTGCAAATGTTGTATTTTGTACGGCAAGAGAAATGTTTGTTCATCTGTGAATCAACTGGTGCTTTGATAGTCAATgaaagttgtaaattatcaagcaatccTGTGGCAAGGagctgtgtcaaagttaagtaactcTTTTGTTGTCTTATGTAATACAGTGAACCAATAcctcatgtgttctagtttgataaGCCTTCTCCCAtggcaatcaaagaacccacaggtATAGCCAGACAAAAGTACTTTCATCTGGTCACAACACAAtcatttcacatttgtcaacaacaCTAGCAAATTTACATCTATGGACCCAACTCACATACAATGCTGTAAAAAAGTTCTGACTTTTGCAACTGCATTATCTTTGCAATTTGACTATCCAGAACTAATGGAGGAAATAGTGCTACACAGCCTGCTGAGCTCTGAACTGTCAAATGCCTCGACGGTGCATGAATATCATAAAATTTTAGTGTGTAACATCATCTTATGGTAAATAGGAGTGCACTGTAGACTGTTTCATCAGATCGTTAAGGGGCTTCAAAATATATTGCTCTGTTTGATACTGGAATTCCTATTTAAAACATGATGAGCTGTATCAGCTTGTAAATAATACACATTTAGAAATTAATGAATTTTACTTCAGGCTAGAAAATTAGGATGAAATTCCCACTTCCcttcttcccattccactttcGTCCAAAGTCTGGATCTAATCTTTTTTGTTGCATATTTTAAGAAGAGAAATGAGGTTTTTCGTACCAACTATTGAGAAAAACCTTGTTTGCATTAACAGGATGAATATGATTCTCAAGTCTCAACTCATATGATGTCCAAACTTGGTGTCAGCCTGCACTGCTGAACTCACACTCGCTGAAAATCACATTTATCTGTAAAAAattgaaatgctgtcataatctacttgtTACGAGGTATa
The nucleotide sequence above comes from Schistocerca piceifrons isolate TAMUIC-IGC-003096 chromosome 7, iqSchPice1.1, whole genome shotgun sequence. Encoded proteins:
- the LOC124804945 gene encoding uncharacterized protein LOC124804945, which produces MPEKCCVPGCNSNYKSSKEEGYISVFRFPTEEENRKRWSRNIPRKDWTPSNRSVVCIKHFEECDVSRVEIYKDSDGNCHEFPRQRPLLLPEAVPKIFPGLPSYLNKVQPPRRCDPEIRRKRARHEEEEKNEAMLNEDIIANFQCLCAEYQDRINSVGKWSVSVKENKIFFYTIDFSEDIPQVKASMEINDKLISSVCVNGFILSHEQLSWILPSSLRVTKLKIF